Below is a window of Schistocerca cancellata isolate TAMUIC-IGC-003103 chromosome 4, iqSchCanc2.1, whole genome shotgun sequence DNA.
acgcaaatataggaaaaatgcaaatatgggaaaaacgcaaatatgggaaaaacgcaaatatgggataaacgcaaatatgggaaatacgcaaatatgggaaagacgcaaatatgggaaatacgcaaatatgggaaatctcaaacatgggaaaaacgcaaatatagaaaaaacgcaaatatatgaaaaacgcaaatataggaaaaaccctAATataggaaaaacggaaatatgggaattacgcaaatatggcaagaacacacttatggcaataacgcaaatatgggaaacacgcaaatatggcaaaaacgcatggcaaaaacgcaagtatggcaaaaacgcaaatatggcaaaaacgcaaatatggaaaaaacgcaaatacggcaaaaacgcaaatacgggaaaaacgcacatacgggaaaaacgcacatgcgggGAAAGGgcacatgcgggaaaaacgcacatatggggagaACGCTCATACAGGAAAAACGTacataagggaaaaacgcacataagggaaaaacgcacatacagaaaaacgcaaatatgagaaaaacgcaaatatggaataaattcaaatatgggagagacgcaaatatgggtaatcgcaaatatgggaaaaacgctaatatggggaaaacgcaggtatgggaaaaacacaaatatgggaatatcgcacataatgggaaaaacgaaaatttgggagAAGGTCAATTTATATCACAACTTGGCAAGAGgcaaaaatcggttggtaggacataatctgaagcaCCGAAGGTTGACGTAATATTAaggaacacaaatatgggaaagacgcaaatatggaaaaagacgcaaatatggggaaagacgcaattatggggtcagacgcaattatggggaaagacgctattatggggaaagacgcaattatggggaaagacgcaaatatggggaaagacgcaaatatggagaaagacacaaatatggggaaaacgcaaatatggggaaaacgcaaatatggggaagacgaaaATATGgagaaaacgaaaatatggggaaaacgcaaatgtggcaaaaacgcaaatatggggaaaacgcaaatatggggaaaacgcaaatatggcgaaaaagaaaatatggcaaaaacccaaatatggcaaaaacgcaaatatggcaaaaacgcaaatatggcaaaaacgaaaatgtggcaaaAATGAAAATGTCGCAAAAACGAATATGTGGCAAAAACGAAAACATGGCAAGAACGAAAACATGGCAAAATCGAAAATtggcaaaatcgaaaatatggcaaaacaaaatatggcaaaaacgcaatatgcCACAAATGCAATACGGCAAAAACACAATATGCCAAAAACgcagtatggcaaaaacacaaaaatggcaaaaacgcagatatgggaaaaacgcgaatgtgtgaaaaacgcagatatggaaaaaacgcaaatatgggcgaAGATCAACTTGTGGCAAAACATGGCAAGAGGCAAGAATCGGTTGGTCGCACATAATCTGAAGCATCATAGGTACACGAAATATTAGAGAACCGCAAATGAGGGAAacacgcaaatgagggaaagacacaaatgagggaaagacgcaaatgagggaaagatgcAAATGAGGGAAAGATGCAAATGatggaaagacacaaatgtgggaaggacgcaaatgtgggaaggacgcaaatgtgggaaggacgcaaatgttgggaaagacgcaaatgttggaaaagacgcaaatgttgggaaagatgcaaatgttgggaaagacgcaaatgttgagaaagacgcaaatgttgggaaagacgcaaatgttgggaaacacACAAAAGTTGGGAAAGACGTAAATGTTGAGAAAGACGCAAattttgggaaagacgcaaatgtgggaaagacgcaaatgaggaaaagacgcaaatgagggaaagacgcaaaagagggaaagacgaaatgaggGAAAGATGCAAATGAGGGAAAgtagcaaatgagggaaagacgcaaatgagggaaagacgcaaatgtgggaaggagGCAAAAgtgggaaggacgcaaatgtgggaaggctGCAAATGTGGAAAGGACGCAactgttgggaaagacgcaaatgttgggaaagacgcaaatttgggaaagacacaaatgtgggagaAGATAAACCTTTGGCTCAACTTGACAACaggaaagaattggttggtaggacataaatatcgcaaaaacccaagtatggcatatacccaagtatggcaaaaacccaagtatggcaaaaacccaagtatggcaaaaacccaagtatggcaaaaactcaAGAATGGCAAAaatgcaagtatggcaaaaacgcaagtatggcaaaaacgcaaatatggcaaaaacgcaaatatggaaaaaacgcaaatatgaaaaaaaaacgcatatatggcaaaattgcaaatatggcaaaaacgcaaatatgacaaaatcgcaaatatagcaaaaacgcaaatatgggaaaaacgcaaatatggaaaaacgcaaatatggcaaaatcgtaaaaatggaaaaaacgcaaatatggcaaaaacgcaaatatggcaaaaacgccaaaatggcaaaaatggaaatatggcaaaaatggaaaaatatcaaaaaggcaaatatgggaaaaacgcaaatttgggaaagacgcaaatatcgtAAAAACGCAAATCTGTCAAGAACGCATGTATGGCAAGAATGCAAATACggcaagaacacaaatatggcaagaacgcaaatatggcaagaacgcaaatatggcaagaacgcaaacatggcaagaacacaaatatggcaagaacgcaaatatggcaagaacgcaaatatggcacaaacgcaaatatggcagaaatgcaaatatggcagaaacgcaaatatggcagaaacgcaaacatggcagaaacgcaaatatggcacaaacgcAAACATGgcacaaacgcaaatatggcagaaacgcaattatcgcagaaacgcaaatatgggaaaaacgcaaatatgggaaacatgcaaaaatgggagaagataaacttgtggcaaaacttgacaaaaagaaagaatgggttggtaggaaatagtctgaatcgtcgaaggttcacgaaatatatgagaaacgcaaatgtgggagaaacacaaatatggcaaaaacacaaatacggcaaaaacgcaaatatggcaaaaacgcaaatatggcaataacgcaaatatgagaaaatcgcaaatatgggaaaatcacaaatatggggaaaacgcaaaaatggcaaaaacgcaaaaattgcaaaaacgcaaaaatggcaaaaacgcaaaaatggcaaaaacgcaaatatggcaaaaacgcaaatatggcaaaaacgcatatatggcaaaaacgcaaaaacggaaatatggcaaaatcgcaaaaatggcaaaaacggaaatatggcaaaaacgcaaatatgggaaagacgcaaatatgggaaaatgcaaaaatgggagaagataaacttgtggcacaacttgacaaaaataaagaatgggttggtaggacatcgtctgaatcgtcgaaggttcacgaaatatatgagaaacgcaaatgtgggaaaaacacaaatattgcaataacgcaaatatggcaaaaacgcaaatatggcaaaaacgcaaaaatggcaaaaacgcaaatacggcaaaaacgcaaaaatggcaaaaacgaaaatatggcgaaaacgaaaatatggggaagatgcaaatatggggaaaacgcaaatatggggaaaacgcagatatggggaaaacgcagatatggggaaaacgcagatatggggaaaatgcagatatggggaaaacgcaaatatggggaaaacgcaaatatcgggaaaacgcaaatatggggaaaacgcaaatatggcaaaaacgcaaatatggggaaaacgcaaatatggggaaaacgcaaatatggggaaaacgcaaatatggcgaaaacgcaaatatggaaaaaacgcaaatatgtcaaaaatgcaaatatggcaaaaacgaaaatatggcaaaaacgaaaatgtggcaaaaacgaaaatgtggcataaacgaaaatatggcaaaacgaaaatgtggcaaaaacgaaaatctggcaaaaacgaaaatgtggcaaaatcggaaatatggcaaaacaaaatatggcaaaactaaatatggcaaaaacgcaatatgccacaaatgcaatatggcaaaaacgcagtatGGCAAAAACACGAAAATGGCAAAAATGCAGATATCGGAAAAACGCGAATGtgtgaaaaacgcagatatgggaataaCGGAAATATGGGCGAAGATCATATTGTGGCACTACATGGCAAGAGGAAAGAATGAGTTGGTCGCATATAATCTGAAGCATCATAGGTTCACTAAATATTAGAGAATCGCAAAtgggggaaagacgcaaatgagggaaagacacaaatgagggaaagacgcaaatgagggaaaattGCAAAAataggagaagataaacttgtggcacaacttgacaaaaataaagaatgggtcAGAAGGAAATAGTCTGAATCGTCGATGgtacacgaaatatatgagaaacgcaagtatgggaaaaacgaaaatatgggaaaacgcaaatatgggaaaaacgcaaaaatggcaaaaacggaaatatagcAAAAACTCAAAtatcgcaaaaacgcaaatacggaaaaacgcaaatatgggaaaaacgcaaatatgggaaaaacgcaaatatgggaaaatgcaaatacgggaaaaacgcaaatatgggaatggcgcaaatatgggaaaagacgcaaatatggggaaagacgcaattatggggaaacaCGAAATTATGGGGAAAGgcgcaattatggggaaagacgcaattatggggaaagacggaaatatggggaaagacgcaaatatggagaaagacgcaaatatgggaaaaacgcaaaaaacgaaaaaacgcaaatatggcaagaatgcaaatatggctaaaacgcaaatatcgcaaaaacgaaaatatggcaaaaacgcaaaaatggcaaaaacggaaatatggcaaaaacgccaaaatggcaaaaatggaaatatagcataaatgcaaatatgggaaaaacgcaaacattggaaaaccacaaatatgggaaaaacgcaaatatgcgaaaaatgcaaaaatgggagaagataaacttgtggcacaacttgacaaaaataaagaatgggtcGGCAAGTTCACgaaatatgagaaacgcaaatatgggaaaaacgcaaatatgggataaaacgcaagtttgggaaaaacgcaagtatgggaaaaacgcaaatatgggaaaaacgcaaatatgggaaaaacgcaaatatgggaaaaacgcaaatatgggaaaaacgcaaatatgagaaaaacgaaaatatgggaaaaacgcaaatatggcaaaaatgcaaatatggaaaaaacgataatatgggaaaaatgcaaatatgggaaaaacgcaaatatgggaaaaacgcaaatatgggataaacgcaaatatgggaatacgcaaatatgggaaaaactcaaatatgggaaaaacgcaaatatgggaaaatcacaaatatgggaaaaatgcaaatatagaaaaaacgcaaatatatgaaaaacgcaaatataggaaaacgcaaatataagaaaaacgcaaatatgggaattacgcaaatatggcaaaaacacacttatggcaataacgcaaatatgggaaacacgcaaatatggcaaaaacgcatggcaaaaacgcaaatatggcgaaaacgcaaatatggcaaaaacgcaaatatgggaaaaacgcacatacgggaaaaacgcacatacggggaaaacgcacatgcgggaaaacgcacatgcgggaaaaacgcacatgcgagaaaaacgcacatatggggaaaacgctcatacgggaaaaacgcacataagggaaaaacgcacataagggAAAACCGCACgtacggaaaaacgcaaatatggaataaattcaaatatgggagaaacacaaatatgggtaatcgcaaatatgggaaaaacgctaatatgggaaaaacgcaggtatgggaaaaacgcaaatatgggaatatcgcacatatgggaaaaacgaaaatttgggagAAGGTCAATTTATATCACAACTTGGCAAGAGgcaaaaatcggttggtaggacataatctgaagcaCCGAAGCTTCACGTAATATTagggaacgcaaatatgggaaagacgcaaatatgggaaaagacgcaaatatggggaaagacgcaattatggggaaagacgcaattatgaggaaagacgcaattatgaggaaagacgcaattatggggaaagacgcaattatggggaaagacgcaaatatggggaaagacgcaaatatggagaaaaacgaaaatatggggaaaacgcaaatatggggaaaacgcatatatgaggaaaacgcaaatatggggaaaacgcaaatatggggaaaacgaaaataaggggaaaacgcaaatatggggaaaacgcaaatatggggaaaacgcaaatatggcgaaaacgcaaatatggcaaaaacgcaaatatggcaaaaacgcaaatacagcaaaaacgcaaaaatggcaaaaacgcaaatatggcgaataCGAAAATATGGGgaagatgcaaatatggggaaaacgcaaatttggggaaaacgcaaatatggggaaaacgcagatatggggaaaacgcagatatggggaaaatgcagatatggggaaaatgcagatatggggaaaacgcaaatatggggaaaacgcaaatatggggaaaacgcaaatatggcaaaaacgcaaatatggggaaaacgcaaatatggggaaaacgcaaatatggggaaaacgcaaatatggcgaaaacgcaaatatggaaaaaacgcaaatatgtcaaaaatgcaaatatggcaaaaacgaaaatatggcaaaaacgaaaatgtggcaaaaacgaaaatgtggcataaacgaaaatatggcaaaacgaaaatgtggcaaaaacgaaaatctggcaaaaacgaaaatgtggcaaaatcggaaatatggcaaaacaaaatatggcaaaactaaatatggcaaaaacgcaatatgccacaaatgcaatatggcaaaaacgcagtatGGCAAAAACACGAAAATGGCAAAAATGCAGATATCGGAAAAACGCGAATGtgtgaaaaacgcagatatgggaataaCGGAAATATGGGCGAAGATCATATTGTGGCACTACATGGCAAGAGGAAAGAATGAGTTGGTCGCATATAATCTGAAGCATCATAGGTTCACTAAATATTAGAGAATCGCAAAtgggggaaagacgcaaatgagggaaagacacaaatgagggaaagacgcaaatgagggaaaattGCAAAAataggagaagataaacttgtggcacaacttgacaaaaataaagaatgggtcAGAAGGAAATAGTCTGAATCGTCGATGgtacacgaaatatatgagaaacgcaagtatgggaaaaacgaaaatatgggaaaacgcaaatatgggaaaaacgcaaaaatggcaaaaacggaaatatagcAAAAACTCAAAtatcgcaaaaacgcaaatacggaaaaacgcaaatatgggaaaaacgcaaatatgggaaaaacgcaaatatgggaaaatgcaaatacgggaaaaacgcaaatatgggaatggcgcaaatatgggaaaagacgcaaatatggggaaagacgcaattatggggaaacaCGAAATTATGGGGAAAGgcgcaattatggggaaagacgcaattatggggaaagacggaaatatggggaaagacgcaaatatggagaaagacgcaaatatgggaaaaacgcaaaaaacgaaaaaacgcaaatatggcaagaatgcaaatatggctaaaacgcaaatatcgcaaaaacgaaaatatggcaaaaacgcaaaaatggcaaaaacggaaatatggcaaaaacgccaaaatggcaaaaatggaaatatagcataaatgcaaatatgggaaaaacgcaaacattggaaaaccacaaatatgggaaaaacgcaaatatgcgaaaaatgcaaaaatgggagaagataaacttgtggcacaacttgacaaaaataaagaatgggtcGGCAAGTTCACgaaatatgagaaacgcaaatatgggaaaaacgcaaatatgggataaaacgcaagtttgggaaaaacgcaagtatgggaaaaacgcaaatatgggaaaaacgcaaatatgggaaaaacgcaaatatgggaaaaacgcaaatatgggaaaaacgcaaatatgagaaaaacgaaaatatgggaaaaacgcaaatatggcaaaaatgcaaatatggaaaaaacgataatatgggaaaaatgcaaatatgggaaaaacgcaaatatgggaaaaacgcaaatatgggataaacgcaaatatgggaatacgcaaatatgggaaaaactcaaatatgggaaaaacgcaaatatgggaaaatcacaaatatgggaaaaatgcaaatatagaaaaaacgcaaatatatgaaaaacgcaaatataggaaaacgcaaatataagaaaaacgcaaatatgggaattacgcaaatatggcaaaaacacacttatggcaataacgcaaatatgggaaacacgcaaatatggcaaaaacgcatggcaaaaacgcaaatatggcgaaaacgcaaatatggcaaaaacgcaaatatgggaaaaacgcacatacgggaaaaacgcacatacggggaaaacgcacatgcgggaaaacgcacatgcgggaaaaacgcacatgcgagaaaaacgcacatatggggaaaacgctcatacgggaaaaacgcacataagggaaaaacgcacataagggAAAACCGCACgtacggaaaaacgcaaatatggaataaattcaaatatgggagaaacacaaatatgggtaatcgcaaatatgggaaaaacgctaatatgggaaaaacgcaggtatgggaaaaacgcaaatatgggaatatcgcacatatgggaaaaacgaaaatttgggagAAGGTCAATTTATATCACAACTTGGCAAGAGgcaaaaatcggttggtaggacataatctgaagcaCCGAAGCTTCACGTAATATTagggaacgcaaatatgggaaagacgcaaatatgggaaaagacgcaaatatggggaaagacgcaattatggggaaagacgcaattatgaggaaagacgcaattatgaggaaagacgcaattatggggaaagacgcaattatggggaaagacgcaaatatggggaaagacgcaaatatggagaaaaacgaaaatatggggaaaacgcaaatatggggaaaacgcatatatgaggaaaacgcaaatatggggaaaacgcaaatatggggaaaacgaaaataaggggaaaacgcaaatatggggaaaacgcaaatatggggaaaacgcaaatatggggaaaacgcaaatatggcgaaaacgcaaatatggcaaaaacgcaaatatggcaaaaacgcaaatacagcaaaaacgcaaaaatggcaaaaacgcaaatatggcgaataCGAAAATATGGGgaagatgcaaatatggggaaaacgcaaatttggggaaaacgcaaatatggggaaaacgcagatatggggaaaacgcagatatggggaaaatgcagatatggggaaaatgcagatatggggaaaacgcaaatatggggaaaacgcaaatatggggaaaacgcaaatatggcaaaaacgcaaatatggggaaaacgcaaatatggggaaaacgcaaatatggggaaaacgcaaatatggcgaaaacgcaaatatggaaaaaacgcaaatatgtcaaaaatgcaaatatggcaaaaacgaaaatatggcaaaaacgaaaatgtggcaaaaatgaaattgtggcataaacgaaaatatggcaaaaccgaaaatgtggcaaaaacgaaaatctagcaaaaacgaaaatgtggcaaaatcgaaaatatggcaaaacaaaatatggcaaaacaaaatatggcaaaaacgcaatatgccacaaatgcaatatggcaaaaacgcaatatggcaaaaacgcagtatggcaaaaacacaaaaatggcaaaaatgcagATATCGGAAAAACGCGAATGtgtgaaaaacgcagatatgggaataaCGGAAATATGGGCGAAGATCATATTGTGGCACTACATGGCAAGAGGAAAGAATGAGTTGGTCGCATATAATCTGAAACATCATAGGTTCACTAAATATTAGAGAATCGCAAATGGGGGAAAcatgcaaatgagggaaagacgcaaatgagggaaagacacaaatgagggaaagacgcaaatatgggaaaatcgcaaatatggggaaaacgcaaaaatggcaaaaactcaaaaatggcaaaaacgcaaatatggcaaaaacgcaaatatggctaacacggaaatatggcaaaaacgcaaatatggcaaaaacgcaaaaatggcaaaaacagaaatatggcaaaaacgcaaaaatgtcaaAAACGGAAATAtagcataaacgcaaatatggcaaaaacacaaatatggaaaaaacgcaaatatgggaaaaacgcaaacattggaaaaacgcaaatatgggaaaaaggcaaatatgggaaaaatgcaaaaatgggagaagataaacttgtggcacaacttgacaaaaataaagaatgggtcggtaggacatagtctgaatcgtcgaaggttcacgaaatatatgagaaacgcaagtatgggaaaaacgcaaatatgagaaaaacgcaaatatgtaaaaaacgcaaatatgggaaaaacgcaaatatgggaaaaacgcaaatatgggaaaaacgcaaatatgggaaaaacacaaatatgggaaaaacgcaaatatgagaaaaacgcaaataagggaaaaacgcaaatatggcaaaaatgcaaatatggggaaaacgcaaatatggaaaaaatgcaaatatgggaaaaacgcaaatatgggaaaaacgcaaatatgggataaacgcaaatataggaaatatgcaaatatgggaaagacgcaaatatgggaaaaacgcaaatatgggaaatctcaaatatgggaaaaacgaaaatgtagaaaaaacgcaaatatatgaaaaac
It encodes the following:
- the LOC126184119 gene encoding uncharacterized protein LOC126184119, which produces MGKTKIRGKRKYGENANMGKTQIWGKRKYGENANMAKTQIWQKRKYSKNAKMAKTQIWRIRKYGEDANMGKTQIWGKRKYGENADMGKTQIWGKCRYGENADMGKTQIWGKRKYGENANMAKTQIWGKRKYGENANMGKTQIWRKRKYGKNANMSKMQIWQKRKYGKNENVAKMKLWHKRKYGKTENVAKTKI